agtaaagatcAATCAAAGTCTTGAAAGAACATGGCTAAATACAGTACTGGTAAGGACACTTGGTCTTAAGACTGTTCATTTGCTGTGATCTGTGGGctcctctccttcttccttGAGTAAACACGTGCGCACTAGCGCCTCTGTAACTATGTAAGGGTCGCAGTTGGCCGATGGACGGCGGTCCTCAAAGTAGCCCTTCTTGTCCTGACCTACCGAGCGAGGGATGCGGATGCTGGCACCACGATTGGCCACGCCAGCCGAAAACTCGTCTATGCTCGAGGTTTCGTGATGGCCGGTGAGACGTCTGGCATTGTCGAGCCCGCCTTTGGGATCGTAGGCACGGATGTGATACATGTGTCTCTTTGCCAGCCTTTCGATCGACTCCTCAATGATTCTGTAAAGAAAAAGgaattagaaaacactcaaaatcCCAAATTCAAAAATCATACCAGTTATTTATTAAACTGAAACAACGAAAATGCATTCTTACTTCAGTCCGCCATCCTCTCGCATCTCCTTTGTGCTGAAGTTGGTGTGGCAACCGGCACCATTCCAGTTCCCTGAAATTGGTTTGGGGTCAAAAGAGACCACCACACCAAAATCCTCACACACTCTGTGAAGGATGAAGCGAGCAACCCACAGATGGTCCCCCATGTTGATTCCTTCACAAGGCCCAACCTGGAACTCCCactgaaacacatcagggaCTAGATTATTGACataattaattgattatcatcatcatcatcaattacacaatttgaccaaaaaataaaataaaaaataaatgcatttttccATGAAAGTGagataacacaaaaacaaaaagacaaagggaCAATACCTGAGCTGGCATGACTTCAGCATTGGTGCCACAGATGTCAACCCCAGCGTACAGACAGGCTCTGTAGTGCGCCTCCACTATGTCTCGCCCATATGCCTTATCTGCTCCAACTCCACAGTAATAAGGCCCTAATGAGGTGGAAGGTAACCAAATATTTTCACTGTTCTGACCTTTAGGATTgctaatgtattatatttaaataaaccgAGTATGTTTACAAGCACACTTATATTCCACTATTTTTCTGAAtctgacaatattccgaatttgacacaggtcatgtaaacagcatattctgtttggatattccgaataatgtctttttctgaatatagcattttccgattaagacataTGGGATATGCTGGTATTATTCGGGTATTAGAAGCATTCTTTTGACACGTCCCTGAGCCCGCCAAATGCATATAGAGCGCATTtagaatatgcgtctcaatcagggtaTTTACCGCAGTTTGCGACAGTTTACGGGCCTCTTGTCTGTTTatggcttatggtcagctctgtgcgttgctatggttgttgttCACCAACCAACTAGCCAACAGTTGGCAAGGCTGTGGTAGAGACGCATGACCAAAAGAAAAGCCTGTATCTCTGGTCGTAAGAAGAAACCTACTTTTAAACACTATAAAACACTTGGATATCACCTTGTTTTTGGATGTGCGCAAACATTGCAAAACATTTTCAAGAAGGTGGTTGAAGGAAGGAAATAGAGAGGCTGT
The Perca fluviatilis chromosome 9, GENO_Pfluv_1.0, whole genome shotgun sequence genome window above contains:
- the glulb gene encoding glutamine synthetase, with translation MATSASSKLNKAVKQQYMNLSQGDKAQAMYIWIDGSGEGLRCKTRTLDSEPKTIEDLPEWNFDGSSTYQSEGSNSDMFLIPAAMFRDPFRKDPNKLVLCEVLKYNRKPAETNLRQTCKRIMSMVENNHPWFGMEQEYTLLSTDGHPFGWPSNGFPGPQGPYYCGVGADKAYGRDIVEAHYRACLYAGVDICGTNAEVMPAQWEFQVGPCEGINMGDHLWVARFILHRVCEDFGVVVSFDPKPISGNWNGAGCHTNFSTKEMREDGGLKIIEESIERLAKRHMYHIRAYDPKGGLDNARRLTGHHETSSIDEFSAGVANRGASIRIPRSVGQDKKGYFEDRRPSANCDPYIVTEALVRTCLLKEEGEEPTDHSK